Within Pseudomonas brassicacearum, the genomic segment AACGTGATCGACATCAACTACTACTCGGTGCCACAGGCGAAGAACTCCAACTTCAAGCACCGTCCGGTCGGCCTGGGCATCATGGGCTTCCAGGACGCCTTGTACCTGCAGCACATCCCGTACGGTTCGGACGCTGCCGTCGAGTTCGCCGACAAGTCCATGGAAGCGGTCAGCTACTACGCGATCCAGGCTTCCTGCGACCTGGCTGACGAGCGTGGCGCCTACGAGACGTTCCAGGGCTCGCTGTGGTCCCAGGGCATCCTGCCGCTGGACTCGCAACAAATCCTGATCGCCCAGCGCGGCCAGAAGTACATCGACGTTGACCTGAACGAATCCCTGGACTGGGCACCGGTTCGCGCCCGTGTGCAGAAAGGCATCCGTAACTCCAACATCATGGCCATCGCACCGACCGCCACCATTGCCAACATCACCGGCGTGTCGCAGTCGATCGAACCGACCTACCAGAACCTGTATGTGAAATCGAACCTGTCGGGCGAATTCACCGTGATCAACCCGTACCTGGTTCGCGACCTCAAGGCCCGCGGCCTGTGGGACTCGGTCATGATCAACGACCTGAAGTACTACGATGGCTCGGTACAGCAGATCGAACGCATCCCGCAAGAGCTCAAAGCGCTCTACGCCACTGCGTTCGAAGTGGACACCAAGTGGATCGTCGACGCCGCCAGCCGTCGCCAGAAGTGGATCGACCAGGCTCAGTCGCTGAACCTGTACATCGCCGGCGCCTCGGGCAAGAAGCTCGACGTGACCTATCGCATGGCTTGGTACCGTGGCCTGAAAACCACTTACTACCTCCGTGCCCTGGCCGCCACCAGCACCGAGAAGTCGACCATCAACACCGGCAAGCTGAACGCTGTTTCCAGCGGCGGCAACCACGGTGACGATTCGGTCCTGGCTGCTCCAGCAGGTCCGGCGCCAGTGCCAAAGGCCTGCGCGATCGACGAACCGGATTGCGAAGCTTGCCAATAAGCTGAGTGGGTGGGCGCGTAAAGGCGCCCGCTGAAGAAGCCCCCGATAGACCGCTGGTTTATCGGGGGTTTTCTTTTGCCTGGAGGAAAGCAGCCCAGGCAATACAAAATACCCGACCAAAAGAAAGCCCCTCTTGCGAGGGGCTTCTTGTGCAGCCTTCAAGCCACCATCGACATCAAGCCATCTGAATGATGGTCTGCATGATGGTGCTCTGGGTGGAGATGGTCTTGGCGTTCGCCTGGTAGTTGCTCTGGGCCTTGATCAGCTCGACCAGTTCGTTGGTCAGGTTGACGTTGGATTCTTCCAGGGAGTTGGACACGATCGAACCCAGGGTCCCGGTTTCCGGGGCGTCGTAGCCCGGGATGCCCGAGGCGAAGGTTTCTTTCCAGCTGGTGCCGCCTACCGGCTGCAAACCTTGCTCGTTGGTGAAACTGGCGAGGGCGAGCTGGCCGATCGGCTTGGTCTGGTTGTTGCTGAAGTTGGCCAGCAATACACCGCTGCCGTCGATGGTCAGGTTGGTGATCTGGCCGGTGGCATAACCGTTCTGGGCAGGGATCGAGCGGGCGGTGTCGGCGTTGAACTGGGTGGTGTTGGCCATGGACACCGTAATCGTCGACGAACCGGCGCCGTTAGCGGTCCACACGCCATTGGTGACAGTACCAGGCACCCAACCGGTCAGCACAAGATCGCTGTTGACGGTCGCAGGCGGGGTGCTGACCTGGACCAGCTTGCCACTCGAATCAAAGGTCATCGTCGAAGGAACCGGAGCGTTCGGAGCGACCGGCGCGCTGCCATCCAGGTTACGACCATCGATCAAGGTATAGACATCCCACGTGTTGGCGCCAGTCTTGACCATGTACTGGTCCATGGAGTGCTGGTTACCCTGGGTATCGTAGACAGGGGTGGTGAATTGCTTTGTGAACGTGGCCGTATCGGTCGGGTCGAACGCCAAGGCCGGATCAGTCTGATCAATCGCCGTCGCCGTCGAGTTCAGGTTGATCGTCGACGAAACCAGGCTGGTGGCTTGCGGCGGCAGGTTCGAGGTGTCGATGCGCAGGTCGGTCAGGATGCCGTTGAGGATGTTGCCATTGGCATCCACGCCATAACCCTGCAGGCGTGAAGTGCCATCGCTGTTAGTGATGAAGCCTTCCTTGTCGGTCTTGAAGGTACCGGCACGGGTGTAGCTCAGCGAACCGTCGTTGCTCAGGACAAAGAAGCCCTGACCCTGGATACCCATGTCCAGCACGTTGCCGGTGTTGTTCACATCACCCTGGCCGAACTGCTGGGAAACGTTGGCCAGGCGTACGCCGTTGCCGACGGTCTTGCTGCCCGAGCCCAACTTGGTGGCCGAGTAGACGTCTTCGAATTCCGCGCGGGACGATTTGAAACCGGTGGTCGCCACGTTGGCGATGTTGTTGCCGGTCACGTCCAGCTGTTTGTTGGCTGCATAGAGACCGCTAAGGCCGATGTTGAAAGACATGTTGACTCCTTTTGCCGGTTAGTCGGCTCTACATACCAATAGTTTGTACTTTGGACAGGGCGATGCTGCCCAGCCCGGCCAGGTTGAGCATCAGCTCACCGCCCGTCTGGCTGATCGTCACGCTGCTGACCGTGGCCGGCAGGTTAGTGATCAGCGACACGGCCTTGCTGTCGATAGTGGTCGAAGCGGTGAAGGTATAGGTGCCCGACTCGACCGTCGTGCCCGCGTCGTTCTTGCCGTCCCAGATGAACGCCGAATTGCCGGCGTTCTGGCTGCCCAGGTCGATGGTGCGAACGGTCTTGCCGTCCTTGTCCACGATCTTGACCGCGACGGAAGACACCGATGTCGGTACCACCACCGTGCCGTTGAGGCTCTTGGAGGTATCGACCACGGCCTTGTCGCCCGGAGCGATGACCGAGCGACCGACCAGCGACGAGGCCTGCAAGGCCTGGGACGAGTTGTAGTTGCCGGCGATGCCGCTCACGGTCTCGTTGAGCGTGGTGATGCCTTCCAGGCTGCTGAACTGCGCCAGTTGGGCAACGAACTCGCCGTTATCCTGTGGCTCCAGCGGGTTCTGGTTTTTCAGCTGAGTGACCAGCAACTGCAGGAACGCATCCTTGCCCAACTCCTTCTTGCCGGTCGCTGCACTGGTTGCCGCGCCCAGGCCATCGGTCGTGGTGTTGGTCTTGACCGAGGAGTTGGCCAGAATCTCGTTGAGACTCAAACCGCTGGTAGTGTTGGTGACGCTCATGTGAATCGCCCCTTATCACTGACCGAGGGTCAGGACCTTCTGCATCATGGTTTTGGCAGTGTTCATCATTTCGACGTTGGTCTGGAACGAACGACTGGCGGAAATCATGTCGGCCATTTCTTCGACGACGTTGACGTTCGGGTAATAGACATAACCCTTGGCGTCTGCGGCCGGATGGTTTGGTTCATAACGTGCGTCGAGGTTGCTCTGGTCTTCGACCACGCCAAGCACCTGTACGCCCTGCCCGGCCGCGTCCTGCTCCTGGAACAGCGAGCCGCTGCCGCCGGACTGGCCGCCCTGGAACATGGTGGCGAATACCGGGTGACGGGCGCGGTAGGTCTGGTCGATGCTCGACGAAACGGTCTCGGCGTTGGCGATGTTACTGGCCACAGTGTTCAGGCGAGTGGTCTGGGCACTCATGGCACTGCCGGCAATGTTGAATACGCTAGCGATCGACATGGCTTACTCTCCGCGCAGGGCCGATACCAGCCCTTTGAACTTGCTGTTGAGCAGGGTGAAGCTGGCCTGGAAGTTCACGGAGTTTTCCGCGTAGTTGGACTGTTCCAGTTGAGCGTCCACGGTGTTCTGGTCGATCGAAGGTTGCATCGGGGTGCGATACATCAGCGATTCATCGCCATTGCCCAAGCCTTCAGCTTCGATATGACGGCTGTTGGTCGTGTTCAGGGCGAAGTGGCCGTTCTTGGTCTTCTCGTTCTGCTCGGCGAGCACTTTGGAGAAGTCCAGGTCCCGCGCCTTGTAGTTCGGGGTGTCGGCGTTGGCGATGTTGTTGGCCAGGACTTCGGCACGCTGGGCGCGGAAGCTCAGGGCCTGTTCGTGGATACCGAGCGCTTTATCGAAGCTGATGCTCATGTCGGAAACCTTTGGGTGACCAGAATGTACGTGCGATGAACTTAGCAAGCAGCGTGCCACTTTGGAAAAGCCCATAAACCGGGGCTTTGCGGGCATCGGCAAAGCGGCAATGCCAGAAAAGCGGCAACTGGCTTCCGCAGGCTGCCGCTTTTCTGCCGCTTTCATCCAGTCGACGAGGAACAAGCCCGCTCCCACAGTGGTGAATGGAAATCGGCAGGCAAAAAAACGGGAGCCCCGTGGGACTCCCGTTTTTTTGACAACCCAAGCCAATCACTTCGCCTGGTAGATGATCCCCGGGCTGCACTGGACCATCTGGTAATGATCCGGCAAACCGTTCAACGCCTCGGAGGCGCCGAGGAACAGGTAGCCGCCCGGCTTGAGCGTGCTATGGATACGCAACAGAATGTCTTTCTTCACTTCGGCGGAGAAGTAGATCAGCACGTTGCGGCAAAACACGATGTCGAACTTGCCCAGGCTGGCATAGCTGTCCAGCAGGTTGAACGAGCGGAACTCCACCCGACTCTTGATCGGTGCCTTGACCACCCATTTGCCCGGCCCTTTCGGGTCGAAGTAACGTTGCAGGCGATCCGGCGACAGGCCCCGGCCGATGGCCAGGCTGTCGTACTCACCGGTCTTGCAGTTATTGAGCATGGTCCCGGACAGGTCGGTGGCGACGATCTGCACGCCGCCTTTCAGCTGGCCGAGGTTGGACCGTTCGAACTCGTCGATGGACATCGACAGCGAATAGGGTTCCTGCCCCGACGAACAGGCCGCCGACCAGATCCGCAGACGCTGGCCCGGGCTGGCCTTGATGGCCGCCGGCAGCACTTTGTTCTTCAATACCTCGAACGGATAGGTGTCACGAAACCACAGGGTTTCGTTGGTGGTCATCGCGTCCACCACCATCTCGCGCAAGCCACTGCGCGGCTGGGTCTGGATACGCTGCACCAGTTCGCCCAATGACTTGAGGCCCTGTTGTTCCATCAATTTATTGAGACGGCTCGACACCAGGTATTGCTTGTTTTCACCAAGCAAGATGCCACAGGCTTTTTCCAGGAAGACCCGGAACTGTTCGAAATCCAAATTACCCGTAGACAAGATACCGCCTCTTTCATCGTGTTGACTTGCCGGACGCACAACGCGCCCGACCTTTTATTCTGCCGCCTTGATCCGATCGACGACCCGTGAAGCCAGGTCATCGGGACGGAATTTCGCCAGGAAATCGTCTGCGCCGACCTTCTTGACCATCGCCTGGTTGAAAACCCCGGACAATGAAGTATGCAAGATGATGTGCAGTTTCTGCATGCGCGGGTCACTGCGGATTTCCGACGTCAGGGTGTACCCGTCCATCTCCGGCATCTCAATGTCGGAGATCATCATCAGGAACTCTTCCTCGGGCTTCTTGCCCTCGTCGACCAGCTTGCGCAGGTAATCCAGCGCCTGTCGCCCGTCATTCAACGCCACTACCTCGACGCCGACCGTTTGCAGGCAACGGGTCACCTGCTTGCGGGCCACCGACGAGTCATCGACGGTCAACACCCGCAACGAAATCGCCTTGTGTTGGGTTTCGGCATCCACCACACCCACGGAGATCGCTTCCGGCGTGGGCGCAACTTCGGCGAGGATCTTCTCCACGTCGATGATTTCCACCAATTGGTTATCGACCCGGGTCACCGCCGTGAGGTAGTGATCGCGGCCGGTGCCCTTGGGCGGTGGATGGATCTCTTCCCAGTTCATGTTGACGATGCGCTCCACCGAGCGCACCAGGAAACCCTGGGTCTTGGTGTTGTACTCAGTGATGATCACAAACGGATTGCTCTGGTCCAGCAGACGACCGGAACCGGTCGCCATCGCCAGGTCGAGAATCGGGATGGTCGCTCCCCGAATATTGGCCACACCGCACACGACGGGGCTGGACTTGGGCATCAAGGTCAGCTTGGGGCATTGCAGCACCTCGCGAACCTTGAATACGTTGATCCCATACATTTGTTGGCCGTCGAGACGGAACAACAACAGCTCCAGGCGATTCTGACCAACCAGCTGAGTGCGCTGGTTTACCGAATCCATTACTCCCGCCATGCCCTGACTCCTACCTAACGCTAATGTGTCCGACGCGCATTCATCACTAAACGGCACGGGGCTTGCTATTGAACCGGCATGAACGCACAAACGACATTTTCTCGACGCCTGACCACTCACTGCCGCCACTGGCTCGGTGCACTGCTGGCTGTCTGCCTGCTCACTTCGGGCGGTCCTGCCCTTGCTGCTGTTCCGGTTACCTTGCCTGATCTCCTTATCGGCGTCACTCAGGGCTTTCTTGAATTCACCGTAGAAGACTATCTGGCTACCAGTCAAACGGAAGGTCGCTACGAGATCGAAGTCAACCAGATCGATCCGCGCCTGCGCATGCCAATGTGCGACAAGGAATTGACTGCTTCGCTGGAGAGCCCGTCACGCCCCCTGGGCCGCGTCACGGTGAAGGTTCGTTGCGACAGCACCACGCCCTGGACGGTGTTCGTGCCCGCTCAAGTGCGCCTGTTTCGGGAAATCGTCACCACCACGCGTCCGCTGAGGCGGGCCGGGATCGTCGAGCCCCAGGACGTGACGTTGCGCGAACGGGACGTCAGCCAGATCAACCAGGGCTTCCTGACCTCCGTCGACCAGGCCATCGGACAGAAACTTGTCCGACCAATGGTCGCCGATCAGATCGTGACACTGGTCCACCTGGAGCAGGCCGAGGTGGTCCGCAAGGGCGACCAGGTGGTCATCACCGCCCGCAGCGGCTCCCTGTCCGTGCGGATGCCCGGCGAGGCCTTGTCCAACGGTGGCATGCGTGAACAGATACGGGTAAAAAACCTCAACTCCCAGCGCGTTATCAAGGCGCAGGTGATGGCCCCGGGCCAAGTGGAAGTGGCGATGTAGTGATCGGGTAGAGGAGGTAGAAAGCTGGCGCTTGATCCCGGTGTTCCCTAGACTGTGCCTTATGCAAAGGCAAGCGCAGACGTGCGCACGTTCATTGTATAAATGAGCCTAAAGTTTTTTTGGGGATGGCCGAAAACATGGCAAGCGTCCAAATACCCAGAGGTTTTTTACCATGGTCATCGATTTCAATCGTTTAAACAGCTCTTCACCGCTGACAGGCACTACGCGTACCAGCGCCACCAAGGAAACCGTCGAAACCGACAAATCCGCGCCGCTGTCTACACCCGCCGAACAGGTCAGCAACGGGGAGTCGGTACACCTCAGCAATGAGGCTCAGCAGTTGCAGAAGGTCACTGACAAGCTGCGCGATCAACCTGTCGTCGACAACGCCCGTGTGGCCGAGTTGAAAGCAGCCATCGCCGATGGCAGCTACAAGGTCGACAGCAACCGCGTAGCCAGCAAACTGCTCAACTTCGAAGCCCAGCGCTAGGCCGCCGCCTGCGCCAGGCTTTTGGACGCTTAAGACCCAAGGCCCGCCATGCACGACACTCATTTGTTGCAATTGATCATCGACGACTTTGTTCCAGCGCAACAATTGCTGGAATTGCTGCAGGCCGAATCCGTGGCCTTGCACGGTCGCGACATGCCTCTGCTGGAGAATATCCTGGCGCAGAAACAGGCATTGATCATCCTGCTTGACCAGCATGGCCGCAAACGCAGCGAGATCCTCGCCAGCCTCAACCTGCCCGCCAGCCATGACGGCCTCGAGCAACTGGCTGGTCAGTCGACGATCGGCGATCAGTTGCTGTCCCAGAGCAAAGCGCTTAACGACCTGCTCGCCCAATGCCAGGCAACCAACGCTCGCAACGGCCAGTCGATCCTGATGCAGCAGGCCGCCACCGCCAACCAGTTGCGCATCCTCAACGGTGGCGAGATCCCGACGCTGTATGACGCTCGCGGCTCGACCGCCAAAATGGTCAAGCACCGCCCGCTCAGCCAGGCATGAAACGAACAATGCCTTCGCTCTATCAACGCGCGATACATGCTGGCAAAATGCCGGCCATTCGTAGTCGTATTTTGCCTGGAGATTGACTCACCGTGTTCAATGCCTCAAACGCGGATGATGCTCCGCAGCCACCCAAGGTCCTCACCACGCCGCTGGAAATCTCCGGCAACCTGCGGATGCTGCAAGAGAGCCATGACCCACTGATCATTACCTTCCACGAACGTAGCCAGCGCTTCCAGAGCTATCTGGTCAATGTCGATCGCGAGACCAACTCCATTGCCCTGGATGAAATGATTCCCCGGGACGGCGAGCGTTTCCTGCTGGCCGGTGAGCCTTTTCGTGTCGAGGGTTTCCATGACGGCGTGCGTATCGCATGGGATGGCAAGGGCCCACTGACTATCGATGAATCCAGCGACGGTCGCTGCTATCGCGGCGCCCTGCCCGACGAAGTGGTCTACCACCAACGTCGCAACGCCTTCCGCGCCGCCCTGAAACTGGCACAACTGGTGAACGTTGAACTGGGCGGCGACAAGCTCAAGTCCCCGGTGGATGGCAAGCTGCTGGACATCTCCGCCACCGGTTGCAAGTTGCGCTTCGAGGGCGACATCACGCAGCGACTGCAATTGGGCCAGGTGTACGAGCGCTTCATCGCGGCCCTGCCTTTTGGCAACATGACCGCGCCCGTCGAGCTGCGTTACCTGCATTTCGAAGAAAGGATCAACACCACGTTCGCCGGCGTACGCTTCCACAACATCAGTGGCCTGGTGCAACGGCAGGTCGAGCGGTTCGTCTACCAGCTCCAGCGAGAAGCCCGGCGCTTCGATAAAGACGACCTCTGATTTTCGATACGTAAAAAAACGGGCAGTCCCTTGCGGTGACTGCCCGTTTTTTTATGACTGGCTCAAGGCCTGGCCTGAGTGAAATCGGGAGTCGGCGGCTCGTCGCTCGCCTCCTCGGCGGCCGTTTCCTCCATGACGGGTTCTTCTTCGACCGGTTCTTCCATCGGCACAGGATCGACGTGCATCTGCTCCTGCACCACTTGTTCGTCCACCCGGGGATCGAGGCACGCCACCAGCGGCGAACTGGACATGCTGTCCGGCATCGCCACGTGATGCAGCGGTGCGTCGTCGACCTGATGCAGGTTGGTCACCGCCTTCGGCCGGATTCGCCACACCAGCACCAGGGCGAAGAAGGCAAAAAAGGCATAGAGCATCTGGCTGCCGAACATCTTCATCAGCACCCCTGCTACCAGCGGTCCGATACTGGCGCCAACCCCATAGGTCACCAGCAGCATCGCGGTCAGGGATACCCTTCGATCAGCTTCGACGTGGTCGTTGGAAAACGCCACTGCCAACGGATACAGGCAGAACTGCACCAGCGAACAGAAGAACCCCGCGACGAACAGCACCTCCAACGGCACCGCAGGAAGAATCGCCAACGGCAGCGCACAGATCGTCAGGACCAGCGCAAAGCAGCGGATCAGCAGTGCCCGGTCATATCGATCGGACAGCCAGCCCAAGGGCCACTGCACCAGCAGCCCGGCGAAGATGCAGCTACCCATGAACAAACCCACCTGCTCGGTCGACAGGCCCTGCTGAGAGGCGTACAGGGGCGCCAGGCCATAGAACGAACCGACGATCAACCCCGAGCCCAGCACCGTACTCAAGGACTGCGGCACACGCTTGATGAAGAAGCGCGGCTCCATGGGCGCCGGATGCAGCGCCGCCGGGTGAATTCGCCGGGTCAGCGTCACGGGCACCAGGCACAAGGCGAAGCACAGCGCTACCAGCATCAACAGCTCAGGGCCCAGGGCCGGGTGCATGACCAGAATCAACTGACCCAGCACCAGCCCAAGGTATGAGGCGATCATATAGCCGCTGAATACCACCCCACGCTGCTTGGCATCGGCTTGCTCGTTGAGCCAGCTCTCGATGACCATGTACTGGCACATCATCCCCAGGCCGACAATCATCCGCAGCACGATCCAGGCCGGCAGCCAATCCACCAGGCCATGGCCCAGCACCGCAGCCCCGACGATCCCGGCGCAAGCCGAATAGGCGCGGATGTGGCCGACGCGGGCGATCAGCCGGTGGCCGATCTTGCCACCCAGCACCAGGCCGAAATAGTTGGCGGCCATAAGCGCACCGACCCAGAGGCTGTCCACATCGTCGGCGGCCAGGCGTAACGCCAGGTAAGTACTCAAGAGGCCCGAGCCGATCAACATCATCAGCGAGGCGAAATAAAGCGCTCGAAAAGGTTTCCAGATTTGGCGCATCGGCGTTCCGAGCGGCTCCTTGAGGTGAGTAAGGGCTACCTGTTGAAGATAGCCCGAATGCGACGGTTCGTTATGCCTGGGCCGCGAGGACACGCCGCTCCCAGGGCGTGATTTCATCGAAGAAGCTGGTCAGTTCCAGGGTCTTGGAGGCGATGTAGCCTTCGATGAACTCCGTACCGAACAGTTCCTTCGCCAGATGACTACGCTTCAGACGCTCCAAGGCGGCATGCAAGGTACATGGCAACGAGAGATTATCCGGCACCTCGAATTCGCCCTGGATCGCCGCGCTCGGCTCCAGCCGATGTTCAATCCCATACAGCCCGGCGGCCAGGCTGGCGGCAATCGCCAGGTAGGGGTTGGCATCGGCTCCCGGCAAGCGGTTCTCGACCCGCCGGGCCACCGGCGAACTGGCGGGAATCCGCAACCCGGCCGAGCGGTTGTCATGGGACCAACAGGCATTGTTCGGTGAGGCGAACGGGTGGCATAGGCGCTGGTAGGAATTCACGTTCGGTGCGAACAACGCAGTGAAGTCCGCCAGGCACGCCTGTTGCCCACCGATGAAGTGTCGGAAAGTCGCGGTCGGTTCGCCCGCTTCGTCGCTGAAAACATTGCGACCGCTGTGCGCCTCGACAACGCTCTGGTGGATATGCATCGAACTGCCCGGCGTGTGAGCCAGGGGCTTGGCCATGCAGACCACGGTGAGCCCGTGCTTGAGGGCCACTTCCTTGAGCAGGTGCTTGAACAGGAAGGTCTGGTCGGCCAACAACAAAGGGTCGCCGTGCAGCAGATTGATCTCGAACTGGCTCACACCCATTTCATGCATGAAGGTGTCGCGAGGCAGGCCCAGCGCCGCCATGCATTCATAGACTTCACTGAAGAACGGACGCAGGCCATTGTTGGAGCTGACGCTGAACGCCGAATGGCCGTCTTCGCGACGTCCATCCAGGCCCATCGGCGGCTGGAACGGCTGGGTCGGGTCCGGGTTGGGGGCGAACACGAAAAATTCCAGCTCGGTCGCCACCACCGGCGCCAGGCCCAGGGCTGCATAACGTGCGACAACGGCCTTGAGCTGGCCGCGTGTCGAAAGCCGGGAGCTTTCACCGGTCAACTCGTCGGCGTCGCAGATCGCCAGGGCCCGGGGCTGTAGGCTCCAGGGCAGGCGATGAATCTGTTTCGGATCGGCCACCAGCGCCAGGTCGCCGTCGTCACTGCCGTAAAAACGCGATGGCGGATAACCGCCCATGATGCATTGCAGCAGCACGCCCCGCGCCAACTGCAACCGCCGGCCTTCGAGGAACCCCTCGGCGGTCATCACCTTGCCCCGCGGCACGCCATTCAAATCCGGCGTGACACATTCAATCTCATCAATGCCCGTCAGTCGCTGCGCGAGTGAACGCTGGCCATCGGTCGTCATGACGCAATCCTTGTTATGTGCGAGCCGCGAACGGCAACCCGTACAAAATAGGCTTCGGCTGTTCGGAATATCAAGCACCCACAGACAATTAAATCCTGTGCAATACGAGTGGGAGCGAGCTTGCTCGCGATGGCGTCGGCTCAGTCAATATTGAGCTGACTGATGCACCGCTATCGCGAGCAAGCTCGCTCCCACAGGGGATCTGTGCTGTTTTTTATAAAGCGCACGCTCAGGGCAGGTAAAGCCGGAACACCCCACCACCCAACACACCGCCATTGGCAATCTCGGTACGCCCGCTCACGCCACCGCGCTGGTGCAGCCCGGCGATCCGCGCGGCGAAGTACAGGCCCAGCCCGGTGCTGCCGCTGCTGTGGTTGATGCCCTGCACATACTCGGCCTGACGCTCGATCATCTCTGGCGGGTAACCTTCGCCGTCGTCATTGATCGTCAGCACCAGTTGCCCGGCCTCATCGCTCACACTGATCAGCAGCGCCTGGCGCGCATGGCGAATGGCGTTGTTGATGCAGTTATCGAGCACCGAAGCGACCAATTCGCGGTCGAAAAAGCCCAGGGGGCTGAGCGGATCGACGTCGTAGGTGACCATGATCCCGCGGCTGCGGAACACGTCCTGATGGCCGGCCAGTTGCGCCTCGATGAAGTCATCCAACTCATGATAGGCCGGGTGCAGCGGCAACTGGTTGACGCCGAGTTTGTACAGCCCCAGCAACTGCACCATAAGGCCATTGAGATGGGCGAACTCGAACTCGATGACGCCTTGTTCCGAGGTCTGGCGCTCGGCGTCGGGCAAGCGCTCGAGCCATTGCGTATGCGCCTGCATGAGCAAGGTCAGGGAGTTCTTCATGTCGTGCACGGTAGACGCGATCACCGTGGAAAAATCGAGGGCCTGTTCGCTGTCATTCATCGCCAAATGCCTTGCTTCGCAGTTTTTGATAACGCGCAAAACGCGCATCGGTGTCGGGCATCATGCCCACCAGTTTCAGGCAGGCGCGGCATTCCTGCAGCAGTTGCGACTCCACGCTGGTGTCGGTGCCATGCAGCAGCGATTGCGCCATGTTCAGGGCAATACTGATGTTCTTCGGTTGCATCTTCAGGGCGCGGCGGAACAGCTCCCGCGCCTGCGGCAACGCGCCAGTCTTGTAGACCCGCACGCCTTCGCGGTTCAACTCGGCGGCGGCATTGCCCTGGTTGAGAATGTTCGGGTCGTCGGTCAGCTTGGCGATGCCTTGCATCACCGTCGGGTCATCACCGTAGATTTCCGCGCAGTTCTTGAGCATCGACTCGCCGGCGCTGGTCTGGCCAAGCATTTGCAACTGCTTGGCCACCAGCAACGCGGCCTCGGCGCTCATGAATTGCTCCATGCCATCGAGGCGCTGCAAGGCCTGTTCGGTGAGCTTTTCGGCGGTTTCGGCATCGTTGAGCAACAGGCTGGTGGCCTTCATCAGCCGCGCCCGGACCTGCAGCCCCGGGTCGTTGAGGTTCTCCT encodes:
- the flgE gene encoding flagellar hook protein FlgE, coding for MSFNIGLSGLYAANKQLDVTGNNIANVATTGFKSSRAEFEDVYSATKLGSGSKTVGNGVRLANVSQQFGQGDVNNTGNVLDMGIQGQGFFVLSNDGSLSYTRAGTFKTDKEGFITNSDGTSRLQGYGVDANGNILNGILTDLRIDTSNLPPQATSLVSSTINLNSTATAIDQTDPALAFDPTDTATFTKQFTTPVYDTQGNQHSMDQYMVKTGANTWDVYTLIDGRNLDGSAPVAPNAPVPSTMTFDSSGKLVQVSTPPATVNSDLVLTGWVPGTVTNGVWTANGAGSSTITVSMANTTQFNADTARSIPAQNGYATGQITNLTIDGSGVLLANFSNNQTKPIGQLALASFTNEQGLQPVGGTSWKETFASGIPGYDAPETGTLGSIVSNSLEESNVNLTNELVELIKAQSNYQANAKTISTQSTIMQTIIQMA
- the flgD gene encoding flagellar hook assembly protein FlgD; protein product: MSVTNTTSGLSLNEILANSSVKTNTTTDGLGAATSAATGKKELGKDAFLQLLVTQLKNQNPLEPQDNGEFVAQLAQFSSLEGITTLNETVSGIAGNYNSSQALQASSLVGRSVIAPGDKAVVDTSKSLNGTVVVPTSVSSVAVKIVDKDGKTVRTIDLGSQNAGNSAFIWDGKNDAGTTVESGTYTFTASTTIDSKAVSLITNLPATVSSVTISQTGGELMLNLAGLGSIALSKVQTIGM
- the flgC gene encoding flagellar basal body rod protein FlgC codes for the protein MSIASVFNIAGSAMSAQTTRLNTVASNIANAETVSSSIDQTYRARHPVFATMFQGGQSGGSGSLFQEQDAAGQGVQVLGVVEDQSNLDARYEPNHPAADAKGYVYYPNVNVVEEMADMISASRSFQTNVEMMNTAKTMMQKVLTLGQ
- the flgB gene encoding flagellar basal body rod protein FlgB, whose protein sequence is MSISFDKALGIHEQALSFRAQRAEVLANNIANADTPNYKARDLDFSKVLAEQNEKTKNGHFALNTTNSRHIEAEGLGNGDESLMYRTPMQPSIDQNTVDAQLEQSNYAENSVNFQASFTLLNSKFKGLVSALRGE
- the cheR gene encoding protein-glutamate O-methyltransferase CheR produces the protein MSTGNLDFEQFRVFLEKACGILLGENKQYLVSSRLNKLMEQQGLKSLGELVQRIQTQPRSGLREMVVDAMTTNETLWFRDTYPFEVLKNKVLPAAIKASPGQRLRIWSAACSSGQEPYSLSMSIDEFERSNLGQLKGGVQIVATDLSGTMLNNCKTGEYDSLAIGRGLSPDRLQRYFDPKGPGKWVVKAPIKSRVEFRSFNLLDSYASLGKFDIVFCRNVLIYFSAEVKKDILLRIHSTLKPGGYLFLGASEALNGLPDHYQMVQCSPGIIYQAK
- a CDS encoding chemotaxis protein CheV is translated as MAGVMDSVNQRTQLVGQNRLELLLFRLDGQQMYGINVFKVREVLQCPKLTLMPKSSPVVCGVANIRGATIPILDLAMATGSGRLLDQSNPFVIITEYNTKTQGFLVRSVERIVNMNWEEIHPPPKGTGRDHYLTAVTRVDNQLVEIIDVEKILAEVAPTPEAISVGVVDAETQHKAISLRVLTVDDSSVARKQVTRCLQTVGVEVVALNDGRQALDYLRKLVDEGKKPEEEFLMMISDIEMPEMDGYTLTSEIRSDPRMQKLHIILHTSLSGVFNQAMVKKVGADDFLAKFRPDDLASRVVDRIKAAE
- the flgA gene encoding flagellar basal body P-ring formation chaperone FlgA, which gives rise to MNAQTTFSRRLTTHCRHWLGALLAVCLLTSGGPALAAVPVTLPDLLIGVTQGFLEFTVEDYLATSQTEGRYEIEVNQIDPRLRMPMCDKELTASLESPSRPLGRVTVKVRCDSTTPWTVFVPAQVRLFREIVTTTRPLRRAGIVEPQDVTLRERDVSQINQGFLTSVDQAIGQKLVRPMVADQIVTLVHLEQAEVVRKGDQVVITARSGSLSVRMPGEALSNGGMREQIRVKNLNSQRVIKAQVMAPGQVEVAM
- the flgM gene encoding flagellar biosynthesis anti-sigma factor FlgM, which translates into the protein MVIDFNRLNSSSPLTGTTRTSATKETVETDKSAPLSTPAEQVSNGESVHLSNEAQQLQKVTDKLRDQPVVDNARVAELKAAIADGSYKVDSNRVASKLLNFEAQR
- a CDS encoding flagella synthesis protein FlgN; this encodes MHDTHLLQLIIDDFVPAQQLLELLQAESVALHGRDMPLLENILAQKQALIILLDQHGRKRSEILASLNLPASHDGLEQLAGQSTIGDQLLSQSKALNDLLAQCQATNARNGQSILMQQAATANQLRILNGGEIPTLYDARGSTAKMVKHRPLSQA